Proteins encoded by one window of Cylindrospermum stagnale PCC 7417:
- a CDS encoding pentapeptide repeat-containing protein produces the protein MKSQILATAVFLTTVNLATTVQAANFEHIRQLLATKKCQNCDLRVAGLVMADLSGADLSGANLTGANLSRANLSGADLRGANLSGASLFGVNLSEAKLSGANLVGADLRNTYLINAELTGVNLSSTYLQGAIGIPLQIAKPEEFYAWGVAEAEKGNLKPAIDYFSQAIAIKPDYAGAYLSRGVARYQSLDRKSALQDAQMAEKLFTSQQNAPGMQTAQAFIKELQTPYDGSKVSTGKPSFFDFVNGVGSALLQFLQF, from the coding sequence ATGAAAAGCCAAATTCTAGCAACAGCCGTATTTTTAACCACCGTTAACCTGGCAACCACAGTCCAAGCGGCGAATTTTGAACACATAAGGCAATTACTGGCTACTAAAAAATGTCAAAATTGTGACCTTAGGGTAGCTGGTTTGGTAATGGCTGACTTATCGGGAGCCGATTTGAGCGGAGCCAATCTCACAGGTGCTAACCTCAGCCGTGCAAACTTGAGCGGTGCTGATTTGCGGGGTGCAAACTTGAGCGGTGCTAGTTTATTTGGAGTGAACCTGAGCGAAGCTAAACTCAGTGGCGCAAATCTTGTAGGTGCTGACTTGAGAAATACCTATCTAATTAATGCAGAATTGACTGGTGTTAACCTCAGCAGCACTTACTTACAAGGCGCAATTGGCATACCATTGCAAATTGCCAAACCAGAAGAATTTTATGCATGGGGTGTAGCAGAGGCGGAAAAAGGTAATCTAAAACCAGCGATTGATTATTTCAGTCAAGCGATCGCCATTAAACCCGACTATGCAGGCGCATATCTATCTCGTGGTGTTGCTCGCTACCAAAGCTTAGACAGAAAAAGCGCTTTACAAGATGCCCAAATGGCAGAAAAACTCTTTACATCTCAACAAAACGCTCCAGGAATGCAAACCGCCCAAGCTTTTATTAAAGAACTGCAAACACCCTACGATGGCAGTAAGGTCAGTACTGGTAAACCTAGTTTCTTTGATTTTGTCAATGGCGTTGGTTCAGCCTTGCTTCAGTTCCTACAATTTTAG
- a CDS encoding YlcI/YnfO family protein yields the protein MEREAVTVRIPADLLQQARQFREGSESFNEMVVDAIAREVRRRRSLAAHQRIVARSAEVEASTGIQSSSVELIRQLRAGEKRPKIVGTEARLNQRH from the coding sequence ATGGAGCGAGAAGCTGTAACTGTCCGCATTCCTGCCGACCTACTTCAGCAAGCAAGGCAGTTTCGTGAAGGTAGCGAGTCTTTTAATGAGATGGTTGTTGATGCGATCGCCCGCGAGGTACGACGACGGCGTTCGCTGGCCGCACATCAGCGGATTGTGGCTCGTAGTGCCGAAGTAGAAGCGTCAACAGGTATCCAATCAAGCTCTGTCGAGTTGATCCGTCAGCTTCGAGCAGGTGAGAAACGGCCTAAAATTGTAGGAACTGAAGCAAGGCTGAACCAACGCCATTGA
- the ilvD gene encoding dihydroxy-acid dehydratase, which translates to MSENLRSQVVTQGVQRSPNRAMLRAVGFKDEDFTKAIVGVANGYSTITPCNMGINQLAQRAEISIKNAGAMPQVFGTITISDGISMGTEGMKYSLVSREVIADSIETACTGQSMDGVIAIGGCDKNMPGAMIAIARMNIPAIFVYGGTIKPGHYNGRDLTVVSSFEAVGQYSAGKIDEKELLAVESLACPGAGSCGGMFTANTMSSAFEAMGMSLPYSSTMAAEDAEKADSTEKSAFVLVDAIRQQILPRQIITRKSIENAISVIMAVGGSTNAVLHFLAIANAAGVELNIDDFEVIRARVPVLCDLKPSGKYVATDLHKAGGIPQVMKMLLVHGLLHEDALTISGETVAEVLADIPAEPSPNQDVIRPWHNPMYAQGHLAILKGNLATEGAVAKITGVKKPVITGPARVFESEESCLDAILAGKIQAGDILVIRYEGPKGGPGMREMLAPTSAIIGAGLGDAVGLITDGRFSGGTYGMVVGHVAPEAAVGGAIALVEEGDSITIDAPARRLQLNISDAELAQRRANWQPPAPRYTKGVLAKYAKLVSSSSVGAVTDLDLFDN; encoded by the coding sequence ATGTCAGAAAATTTGAGAAGCCAAGTTGTGACTCAAGGAGTACAGCGATCGCCAAATCGTGCGATGCTCAGGGCAGTTGGTTTTAAGGATGAAGACTTCACCAAAGCCATTGTCGGCGTTGCTAACGGTTACAGCACTATTACTCCCTGCAATATGGGGATAAATCAACTGGCACAAAGGGCAGAAATTAGTATTAAAAATGCCGGGGCAATGCCGCAAGTCTTCGGTACTATTACTATTAGCGATGGCATTTCCATGGGAACTGAAGGGATGAAATATTCCCTAGTATCGCGGGAAGTTATCGCTGATTCTATAGAAACTGCCTGCACAGGGCAAAGTATGGATGGTGTAATCGCCATTGGCGGTTGTGATAAAAATATGCCAGGGGCAATGATTGCGATCGCCCGCATGAATATTCCTGCGATCTTTGTTTACGGTGGTACGATTAAACCCGGACACTACAACGGACGGGATCTCACCGTTGTCAGTTCCTTTGAAGCAGTCGGTCAATACAGCGCCGGCAAAATTGACGAAAAGGAACTTTTAGCAGTTGAAAGTCTGGCTTGTCCCGGTGCTGGTTCCTGCGGTGGGATGTTTACAGCTAACACCATGTCTTCAGCTTTTGAGGCTATGGGGATGAGTTTACCCTATTCCTCCACAATGGCAGCAGAAGATGCCGAAAAAGCTGATAGTACCGAAAAATCGGCCTTTGTCTTGGTCGATGCCATTCGTCAACAAATTTTACCCCGCCAGATTATCACCCGTAAATCTATCGAGAATGCTATTTCGGTAATTATGGCGGTGGGTGGTTCGACAAATGCCGTCTTGCATTTTTTAGCGATCGCCAATGCCGCTGGTGTAGAACTGAATATAGATGACTTTGAAGTGATCCGCGCCCGTGTCCCCGTTTTATGCGACTTGAAACCCAGTGGTAAGTATGTAGCTACAGACTTACACAAAGCCGGTGGTATTCCCCAAGTAATGAAAATGCTCCTGGTGCATGGCTTATTACATGAAGATGCCCTGACAATCAGCGGTGAAACAGTTGCCGAAGTCTTAGCAGACATACCCGCAGAACCATCCCCCAACCAAGATGTGATCCGTCCTTGGCATAACCCGATGTATGCTCAAGGACATTTAGCTATTCTCAAAGGCAATTTAGCCACAGAAGGCGCAGTTGCCAAAATTACAGGCGTTAAAAAGCCAGTAATTACCGGCCCCGCACGGGTATTTGAATCAGAAGAATCTTGTTTAGATGCAATTCTGGCGGGTAAAATTCAAGCCGGTGATATTCTCGTTATCCGCTACGAAGGCCCCAAAGGCGGGCCGGGAATGCGGGAAATGCTGGCTCCCACATCGGCAATTATCGGTGCTGGTTTGGGCGATGCGGTGGGATTAATTACCGACGGGCGCTTTTCTGGCGGTACTTACGGCATGGTTGTGGGTCATGTCGCCCCAGAAGCAGCTGTTGGTGGTGCGATCGCTTTAGTAGAAGAAGGTGATAGCATCACAATAGATGCCCCGGCTCGCCGTTTGCAGTTAAATATCTCTGATGCAGAATTAGCCCAACGGCGTGCTAACTGGCAACCCCCCGCACCCCGTTACACTAAAGGCGTACTAGCAAAATACGCCAAACTGGTATCTTCTAGTAGTGTCGGTGCAGTTACTGATCTAGACTTGTTTGATAATTAA
- a CDS encoding cytochrome P450 — MKNDLTPPGSFGLPLFGETFAFAADPYIFVNKRYQKYGSIFKTNIIGRPTVVMVGPQALEFFLSSHMESFSWREGWPNNFKVLLGESLFLQDGEEHRRNRRLIMPALHGPALANYADAMVDITDKYLKKWEQKQEFTWLEEFKQLTFDIASQLLLGTNPGAEAARLSRLFENLTNGLLAINPLSLPFTKFGKAIAARNQILEHLTKVVRQRQLNPTNDALSLLVQARDEEGNCMSEKELIAQAVLLLFAGHETTTSMLTWLCLELARHPEVMQRAREEQLQLASIGALSLEQLGQMPYLDQVLWEVERRNTPVAGGFRGVIKEFEFNGFRIPAGWQLYYSIFMTHQLKELYPDPERFDPERFSPQRQEHRQHPFSLIGFGGGPRICVGIAFAKMEMKIVAAQLLRRYDWGILPNQSLTPVRIPINHPKDGFKVRFQPR, encoded by the coding sequence ATGAAAAACGATCTCACCCCTCCTGGAAGTTTTGGTCTACCTTTATTTGGTGAGACATTTGCCTTTGCAGCTGATCCCTATATCTTTGTCAATAAGCGTTATCAAAAGTATGGCTCTATCTTTAAAACTAATATTATCGGTAGACCAACAGTTGTCATGGTTGGGCCACAAGCGTTGGAGTTTTTCCTTTCTAGTCACATGGAGTCTTTTTCCTGGCGTGAAGGATGGCCCAATAATTTCAAGGTATTGCTGGGAGAATCACTGTTTCTTCAAGATGGAGAGGAACATCGCCGAAATCGCCGCTTAATTATGCCAGCCTTACATGGGCCAGCATTGGCAAATTATGCAGATGCAATGGTAGATATTACCGATAAATATCTCAAAAAGTGGGAGCAAAAGCAGGAATTTACCTGGTTAGAGGAGTTTAAACAACTAACATTTGATATTGCTAGTCAATTATTACTAGGTACTAATCCCGGTGCTGAAGCCGCCCGATTGAGTCGATTATTTGAAAACCTGACGAACGGTTTGCTTGCAATTAACCCTTTATCTTTACCATTTACTAAATTTGGTAAAGCAATAGCAGCTCGTAATCAAATTTTAGAGCATTTGACTAAAGTTGTCAGACAACGTCAGCTAAATCCCACCAACGACGCCCTCAGTTTGTTAGTCCAAGCTAGGGATGAAGAAGGTAATTGCATGAGTGAAAAAGAACTCATCGCCCAAGCAGTGCTGTTACTCTTTGCTGGACATGAGACAACAACATCAATGTTAACTTGGCTGTGTTTAGAATTAGCCCGTCACCCAGAAGTAATGCAACGTGCTAGGGAAGAACAATTGCAGCTTGCAAGTATTGGTGCATTGAGTTTAGAACAATTGGGGCAAATGCCTTATTTAGACCAAGTTTTATGGGAAGTTGAAAGACGAAATACACCAGTTGCCGGCGGCTTTCGTGGTGTAATTAAAGAATTTGAGTTTAATGGCTTTCGCATTCCCGCAGGTTGGCAATTATACTATTCGATTTTCATGACTCACCAACTCAAAGAACTTTATCCAGACCCAGAGCGTTTTGACCCAGAACGTTTTAGTCCTCAACGCCAAGAACATAGACAACATCCTTTCAGTTTAATCGGTTTTGGCGGTGGGCCGCGCATCTGTGTTGGCATCGCCTTTGCCAAAATGGAAATGAAAATTGTTGCTGCCCAGCTTTTACGCCGCTATGATTGGGGAATATTGCCCAATCAAAGTTTAACCCCAGTCCGAATTCCCATAAATCACCCTAAAGATGGTTTCAAGGTTAGATTTCAGCCCCGGTAA
- a CDS encoding NAD(P)/FAD-dependent oxidoreductase encodes METYDWIVVGGGITGAALAYELVKAGFSVILLERQGKPQNATRYSYGGLAYWSGTTPMTCQLCREAIARYKILSQELDADIQFRELDLLLTIPADSDPEVTAASYAHLATPPRLLTIQEACELEPLLNQKAIAGALTIKHGHIHPEQTTQAYIQAFLHAGGKMQIAQVLELQTTQQAEKRTGGEVRFTGVKTTTATFHSANIVICAGGLSRQLLKSAGIPIQLYFSHAEIIKTPPVDLRLDTLVMPANLQRFQLEAESTQVDELWNEPGNQPVAPILDAGAVQFLDGSLVLGQISRTLTDPDAKVNSEESEKWLRQSVGEILPALGDLPGTWHHCLVAFSNNRLPLIGAIPGFTGVHVFSGFSNPLVIVPPLAKRFAKFITGEEDEIIALMSPTR; translated from the coding sequence ATGGAAACCTACGATTGGATTGTGGTTGGTGGTGGGATTACGGGTGCTGCACTCGCCTATGAACTGGTAAAAGCAGGCTTTTCCGTAATTTTACTAGAGCGGCAGGGAAAACCACAGAATGCAACTCGCTATAGTTATGGTGGACTTGCCTATTGGTCGGGTACAACACCAATGACATGCCAACTATGCCGAGAAGCGATCGCACGTTACAAGATCCTGTCTCAAGAGTTAGACGCTGATATCCAGTTTCGTGAATTAGACTTATTACTGACTATTCCTGCTGACAGCGACCCAGAAGTAACAGCTGCATCTTACGCCCATCTTGCCACTCCACCTCGTTTACTCACCATTCAAGAAGCCTGTGAATTAGAACCATTATTAAACCAAAAGGCGATCGCAGGTGCCTTAACTATCAAACATGGTCATATCCACCCAGAACAAACTACGCAAGCCTACATCCAAGCTTTTCTGCATGCTGGGGGAAAAATGCAAATTGCCCAAGTGCTGGAATTACAAACTACTCAACAAGCAGAGAAGAGAACCGGAGGTGAAGTGAGGTTTACAGGTGTAAAGACCACCACTGCAACCTTCCACAGTGCCAATATTGTGATTTGCGCGGGTGGACTTAGCCGACAACTACTAAAATCTGCCGGCATTCCCATTCAGCTATATTTTTCTCACGCAGAGATCATTAAAACCCCACCGGTTGATCTACGTTTGGACACCTTAGTGATGCCAGCTAATCTGCAAAGATTTCAATTAGAAGCTGAATCTACCCAAGTTGATGAATTATGGAATGAACCGGGTAATCAGCCAGTAGCACCGATTTTAGATGCGGGTGCGGTGCAGTTTCTCGATGGGAGTTTGGTTTTGGGTCAAATTAGCCGTACTCTCACAGATCCTGATGCGAAGGTTAACTCTGAAGAAAGTGAAAAGTGGTTGCGTCAAAGCGTCGGCGAAATTTTGCCAGCTTTGGGGGATTTACCAGGCACTTGGCATCATTGCTTAGTGGCTTTTAGCAACAATCGTCTCCCCTTAATTGGCGCTATTCCAGGATTTACAGGTGTTCATGTTTTCTCTGGTTTTAGCAACCCGCTGGTGATTGTGCCGCCTTTGGCAAAGCGCTTTGCTAAATTCATAACTGGGGAGGAAGATGAAATTATTGCCTTGATGTCTCCTACCCGTTAG
- a CDS encoding pyridoxal phosphate-dependent decarboxylase family protein has protein sequence MKKVQAQTEPIQETLVSYRLTPGFGVAKIKRRNSSTNECSKSFPGLSSKKNLQLTRTEMQTLGYQVIDMLVEHFESVPNKPVARKASRAELKNRLSQPIPQSGTDPANILQQLQQDVFSNIAHPDHPRYFAFVPGPSNFVSVMADTLASGFNTFAGAWLVGSGASEIELLTIDWLRQIFKLPDTAGGIFVSGGSIANLTALTTARQVKLNNQIENAIVYFSEQTHSSISRALKILGFKPEQIRKIPTDDDFRLSVTHLRQAVIADRAAGKKPFCVVANAGTTNSGAIDPLSELADFCQHEELWLHVDGAYGAAAILSEQGRFLLKGLERVDSLTIDPHKWLFQPYEIGCVLVRNNSWLKETFACQAEYLKDVNRQEEEVNFYNYGIQLTRSFRSLKLWMSLKTFGVEAFREAISWGIGLAEFIETLLQNLPDWEVITSAQIGVITFRYAPVGRSCEYINAINQKIVDDTATEGFALVNTTILKDRKVIRMCTINPRTTVQDIRETISRLNKLAKSIDKNYSQQK, from the coding sequence ATGAAAAAAGTACAAGCTCAAACAGAACCAATTCAGGAAACACTCGTTAGTTACAGACTTACTCCAGGGTTTGGTGTAGCCAAGATTAAGCGCCGAAATTCCAGTACAAACGAGTGTAGTAAGTCATTTCCTGGGTTGAGTTCTAAGAAAAACCTTCAGCTAACTCGCACAGAAATGCAGACGTTGGGATATCAAGTTATTGATATGCTAGTTGAACATTTTGAAAGTGTACCCAACAAGCCTGTAGCACGCAAAGCTAGCCGAGCAGAGTTAAAAAATCGCCTAAGTCAACCAATTCCTCAATCGGGTACTGATCCTGCAAACATACTTCAACAGCTTCAGCAAGATGTTTTCAGCAATATCGCTCACCCAGATCACCCACGTTACTTTGCTTTTGTTCCTGGTCCGAGTAACTTTGTCAGCGTTATGGCTGACACTCTGGCATCTGGATTTAATACGTTTGCCGGTGCATGGTTAGTAGGGTCTGGTGCATCAGAAATTGAGCTATTAACCATTGATTGGTTGCGACAAATTTTTAAGTTACCAGATACAGCAGGCGGAATTTTTGTCAGCGGTGGCTCGATAGCTAACCTCACAGCTTTAACAACTGCACGTCAGGTAAAGCTCAACAATCAGATTGAGAATGCAATTGTTTATTTTTCAGAGCAAACACATTCATCAATTTCACGAGCTCTAAAGATATTAGGGTTTAAACCAGAGCAGATTCGCAAAATACCTACCGACGATGATTTTCGTTTATCTGTAACACACCTGCGGCAAGCAGTCATAGCTGATCGTGCAGCAGGGAAAAAACCCTTTTGTGTAGTCGCAAATGCAGGAACAACCAACAGTGGAGCAATCGATCCACTTTCTGAGTTAGCAGATTTTTGTCAACATGAGGAACTTTGGTTACATGTTGACGGAGCCTATGGTGCAGCCGCAATTCTTTCCGAACAGGGTCGTTTTTTGCTCAAAGGACTAGAACGTGTTGATTCCTTGACGATAGATCCCCATAAGTGGCTATTTCAACCTTATGAAATTGGCTGTGTATTAGTTCGTAATAACTCTTGGTTGAAAGAAACTTTTGCTTGCCAAGCAGAGTATCTCAAAGATGTAAATCGTCAGGAAGAAGAAGTCAATTTCTATAATTATGGCATTCAATTAACCCGTAGCTTCCGCTCTTTGAAGCTATGGATGTCATTGAAGACTTTTGGAGTAGAGGCATTTCGAGAGGCAATCTCCTGGGGTATAGGACTGGCAGAATTTATTGAAACTTTGTTGCAAAATTTACCTGATTGGGAAGTAATAACTTCGGCTCAGATAGGTGTGATTACTTTTCGCTATGCTCCTGTGGGACGGTCTTGTGAATACATCAATGCCATCAACCAGAAAATTGTAGATGATACAGCTACTGAGGGATTTGCACTAGTCAACACTACGATCTTGAAAGATCGTAAAGTTATCCGTATGTGTACTATAAATCCTCGCACTACGGTACAAGATATTCGAGAAACAATCAGTCGACTGAATAAACTTGCTAAATCGATAGACAAAAATTATTCTCAGCAAAAATAG